In the genome of Harmonia axyridis chromosome 4, icHarAxyr1.1, whole genome shotgun sequence, the window catgagttctactactacattcatccaattccgtcagtacgtgaaaaatgcaaatctcatatgaatatggaaaaaattattacggcaAAATTTttggctctattcaaactaatgaACTACCatattccggaattttttgctcctcagattaccgagaactcatgagtacttctactgcattcattCCATTCCGGCTGTACGTGAAAACAGcgaatctcatatgaatatggaaaaaattattacggcataattttaggctctattcaaactaattaattaccctattccggaattttttgctcctcagattcccgagatctcatgagttctactactacattcatcccattccggcagtacgtgaaaaatgcaaatctcatatgaatatgaaaaaaattattacggcataattttaggctctattcaaactaatgaattaccctattccggaattttctgctcctcagattaccgagaactcatgagtacttctactgcattcatccCATTCCGGCTGTACGTGAAAACAGcgaatctcatatgaatatggaaaaaattattacggcatagttttaggctctattcaaactaattaaataccctattccggaattttttgctcctcagattaccgagatctcatgagttctactactacattcatccaattccgtcagtacgtgaaaacagcgaatctcatatgaatatggaaaaaattattacggcataattttaggctttattcgaactaattaattactctattccggaattttttgctcctcagattaccgagatctcatgaaTTCTACTACCATAGTATAACTTATACTATGGTACTAGGAAATACTAAAAACCACTATATAACTCATCATGCGAtaaaattttgaggtttttaatgCTCTTTTGTATTTCCTAGTACTGGATTCAGAATCTCCATAAAAATACTTCATATTTGCTCATTTAAACGTTTTTGTGAAACCAATATCAACTGAGATAGCTATTtagtaaaatataaacaataaccCTGTACATATGGATAATATGCATGTACAAGGTATTTTCACGAAGCAGGTTTTgtaatgttgttttttttttggaagaatttGATAATTCCATGGCTCATCAATCCACATTTGAAGATGCTCAAAGGCTAAATTCCATAAAACAAAAGAATATTATAGCTAGCTACAAGTTCTTTCAGGAAACATCTTATGGCGGGTATGTGTACAGGATTGAAAATTCTTCGTAATTTGAATGCTGATCTGATCAGATATTCTTTATTCGTTTTAAATATAGCGCATTCACCTAATTGTTTCTAGGATTCGATTATATGGCGACATCTAGGAAAAGAAGCTCGAACCAAGTTTTGATAGTGACTTTTACGTTACAAGATTCTACTCGTGGTTGGCTGCGCCAGGAATAAGTTCCTaaaaggcggccactcacgaggcacccATGTGACCCATGTGACCCATGGTCGAGCGTTCGGatcattttacagtcgggcagctcgggacacggccgcacgACTATAAATCAgataatgaacttgactgcctgACTGCAATCTCTTGGGTGCCTGGCTTCCAAATGCTCGAgaaaacgcctcgtgagtggcgggcataagttGTGTATAGATGACTTTCAGGCAAATTTTTTactgaattgaattttcaaatttaaaaaaaaactgtcataATTGATGTGTCATCGGTTCATTATCAAGTCTGAGACCATAGGCCTATTCAAacggataatttttttctcttgactATAAGGATAAAGGTTCATTtgtaagaaaattattcaattatttaccaataaaaaatattatacttAATTATTTGTGGTATGCACATGTCGCCAAAagagaatgaatattgataGGACCGCCGCCACTGGTAGGCGGGGTGGCTGTCACCTAGGACGCCAAAATGCAAGGGCGGTATTTCAAgcttgattgaaaaaaaaaacgttttatctttatcttttgatatttttttctcaagaacCGTGAAGTTTAGCAAGTTTAGAGACCTAGCTTGTTAAGAATGGATCAATCTATCTAAAATTAATTCTTATTGTAAaagatgaataaagaaaaatttattgCGAAACAAATTGAAGGGGTGATtttttctaccccttggaatcaCACCACCAACAATTTTTCCGAAAGCCTTCTCGCCCGCATAAAATTTCaccttaatttcatttttgtgaatttttttggtttcaaggaaaaaatcaaaaactacttttcgggcgccaTCTTCAAAGGGCTGTAAATAAGGGGAAggggctcaaaaaaaaatttatatgaaagacccaccctattttttgacgAGGAAACACCCCCttatttttttcgcaactattcataaacaccctgtatatatttacttatttttattggaaCCATTGAAATACACCTAATAAGGTATAACCCCTGAAGATCTAAAAAACTGATAGatataaaattgtatcaaagaaaaagaagacgcacttcacacaaaaatagatccaatatttttggatatttttgggcgccctgcggaccttgcgcccgtggctaCCTTTGCCACGTAATAGATAACGCACTGTTATTTTTAATCGAAGAGCTTCTCCATCCTAGCGAAAAAAACCTAAGATTAGTGACAAGTAGCACCGTAAAGTGATGTATCATCTGAAAGACATAGGACAAGTACCAATGATGTCTGTGGTCTCTGTCACAAAGAAAGcgagacgttttgaaatggtacATTTTCGAATAGGCTTCATCATTACTTCTTCGTCTTCTTCAAGACTCAAGAGTAATATAGAAAATTAACagcgaaaatataaaattctgatCTATTCTTAATATTGTCTTTATTACGATAAGATTATATTCTGGATAAAAATTTCTATATAAAAAAGTTTTGATTGAGAATTGATGAAATGCCATTAGCTATGcttaaatggaaaaaaaaattataaagatttAAAAGGGAACTATTTAATCGTAAGAATATAagaattttttggaatttttaatcGTATCTAAAAATGATTCAAGCACAGGCAGCCGACACTAAGGTTGTAATTCTCTTGTTGCCAACATTTTGCTTCGTGTCTATTGGAATCTCTTCTTTTCTTGAATACCCTGATTTCTCGTTCTCGAGTAACACAATCACCTTTCACCTTGCATATCTGTAAGtcgaattgaataaattcaGTTGAATCCTTCTAACAATATCACCCTAGCAGAACCGctttcgaatttttattttttttttaggccGTAATATAGGGTTATTTTAgactaatttattaccctattgaaaaatgttttgatcCCAAATTTTaggagaaatcgcgggttctgctagcttaacgttaagctagcagaactaTCGAGCTAATCGATTTCTTATAGACATTctgattacaccataattttaggctcatttTAGGCTCACGTCTGGACCCATtaccaaatatttgaattcacgtttttttaaaaaaaccaTGAGCTCTGCTAGCTTTATGCTTAACCTACCAGAACCCAATCGTAAATAAACTCCCCAGAATAATTGAACTTACATAGTAATTTTAGGCTAAATTCAGGCTAATTCATTACCCTAATGAGACATTTTTTGCATCTCAGGTCAACGAGATATCCTGGGTACTATTACATCCATCCTACACCGGTAGTgggtgaaaaatgcaaatcgaatAAGAATATGTCAAAAATGATTACGCCATAATTtcaggctctattcaaactaatctATTGAAAATTTCGTAATATGGTAATagattagtttgaatagagcctaaaatcaTGGTGTACTCAGTTTTTCCATATACACattcgatttgcatttttcacgtacctAGTGCCGGTATGGGATGAATGTAGTAGTATCCAGGATATCTCGTTAACCTGAGGTCCAAAAATTTCgtaatagggtaataaattgGCCTGAATTGCGGCTAAAATCACTATGTAAGTCAAATTATTCTGGGTAGTTTCTTTACGATTGTGTTCTGCTAGGTTAACCGTAAAGCTAGCAGAGCTAATGGAttcaaacgtgagcctaaaaagagcctaaaattatggtgtaatcagATTATCCATAAGAAATCGATTAGTTTGGTGGTTCTACTAGCTCTAAGCTAAGCTATCAGAACCggcgatttctccgacaatttaggagcaaaaatttttgaatagggtaatAATAGCCTGAAATTATGgcctaaaaatatatataaatataaatattcgaaagagattctgctagcttaacgggaATAACAAACCCCATTCAATTCTTAATTTTCACTTGCAATAtgcaaattaattattatttaactGAAATAGCAAGCAATTTAAAcctaataaatgaaaatttcaatttaccgttGCTCTTTCTGGTAGATGTTCCAAATTATTGTATACTCCAGGTGGTACAGCTTGACAATTGTATTCTATCAATGCATCGGGTTTGAAGATAATTCCGTTTTCTTCTATAAATGTTTTATGAATGAGGGTACTCATGCAAAGACTCTCAGATTGTCCatttttctaaaaaatattaatatttctaATTATATTCACTTGTGATCAATTGAAAAAGTTAAGTGTCTTGAATATGGCTTCAATAAACTCTCGAATAAACTTTATACATAATGAAGATTCCCTGAACAGATTGCTCcgtcatttcattaaaaaaggGATACATTAACAACCAATTGTGCCCTTGCATGTATAAAAAATGAAAGTACGTCGTCTCCCAGAGCTCAATTGTCAATTAATTGgacgagagctcaaaagctcctggctTCCCGTTAGTaaattactaatttttttcttcatttaaacgGTGATTAGTTAACCTCAAAGTAGTATGCATTTTGTCCAATATTCAATATACATCTATATCACAATGATATTAACTATGGTTTCATAGCTTTATATACTCGTTTTGCATATGATTTGAACAGATAATTCGCAAGATgtcgcaaaaaaaattattcgacaATTTGAGTGCAATTTATACCGTGTTTTtagcaggggcggatccaggattTCTTGAGGGGGAAGGGTTTGGCGCATAGTACtaaattcacataaaaataaaaaaaaaggagtCTTTTTTTCCAGGCATCATGCATCAGAAAGAGGGGGCGCACCCTTGGTTTGCAGATAATATATAACTTAAGATATTACATGAGACACAAGACAAATGTTAATCCAAGGAAATAATGGACATTACTGACTAAATAAGTAAACAGTATTGTATATGTATTTGTTCATACTTTTTCCTTGGCAGGGAAATTTGCTAGCTCCTTTCCTTTAGGTTGTGGAACAAAACTCCAGTAATACTCATAGTCACTATCTTCATTCGATGGATTCACTCTGAAAGGATGACCATATTCCAAATGTTCTTCTGGTATGACTTCACTTTGA includes:
- the LOC123677845 gene encoding uncharacterized protein LOC123677845, whose translation is MEIVIEIILLPIFIVMVSSTKFPPWDFDDVLSPEDQSEVIPEEHLEYGHPFRVNPSNEDSDYEYYWSFVPQPKGKELANFPAKEKKNGQSESLCMSTLIHKTFIEENGIIFKPDALIEYNCQAVPPGVYNNLEHLPERATICKVKGDCVTREREIRVFKKRRDSNRHEAKCWQQENYNLSVGCLCLNHF